A segment of the Streptomyces sp. P9-A2 genome:
CTACTGGACGGCGCTGTGGGCCGTCCCGCTCACCCCGGCCGGCCTGACCCGGACGGTGAAGGACGTGGCCGACCGCACCAACCGGGAGCGCGTCCGGGCCGGACTGCCGCCACTGGCCGTCGATCCGCTCCTCGTCACCGCCGCACAGGCGCACAGCGCCGACATGGTGGCCCGCGACTTCTACTCCCATACCGCTCCCGACGGGAGCCGGCCCTGGGACCGGGCCGCCGCAGCGGGTTCGGCGCGCCGGACCATCGGCGAGAACATAGCCTGCGGCCAGCGCTCGGCCGCCGAGGTGGTGGAGGGGTGGATGAACAGTCCCGGCCACCGCGCCAACATCCTCAAGCCCGGCTTCACCCACATCGGCGTCGGCTTCGCGGGCGGTGGCCGCGCCGGCACGTACTGGACCCAGCTCTTCGGCGCTTACGACTTGGTACGCGATAGCCGGGGCCATCAGAGCGATTCGATGGGCCCTGGCGATCCTGCGAGACTGCTGACATGACTGGCATGATCGTGGTCGGCGACTACGACCCCCGATGGCCCGAGCGGTTTGAGGACCTGCGGCAGCGGCTTGCACCTCACGTCGCGGACCTGGCTGTATCCATCGAGCATGTCGGAAGCACAGCCGTGCCCGGATGTGCCGCCAAGCCGATCATCGACCTCGACATTGTGGTGGCCGAGGACGCCACCATGCCCGCGCTGATCTCCCGGCTCACCGAGCAGGGCTACCGGCACGAAGGCGATCTGGGGATTCCGGGGCGGGAGGCCTTTCAAGCCCCTCCTGCGGCTCCCGAACATCACCTGTATAGCGTGGTCACAGGCTCCAGACCCCACCTTGATCACGTCTTACTCCGTGACTACCTACGTCAGCGGCCCGATGAAGTCCGGCGCTACAGCGCGTTGAAGGTGGCCCTCGCACAGCGGTTCCGCGCCGACTGCCAGGGCAGACGGGACTACTCGAGGGCGAAGAGCGTTCTGGTAGAGGAACTGGTCGCGAAGTCCTACGTCGCTCGGGCCGCCGGAGAACCGTGACGTGACGGTGGCCGCACGGGTTGGTGATGTCGTGACGCATTACCGAACCCGTGCGGCCTTGTCTCATCCTGCCTTCTGCGGCCTTGAGCGTGCACATCTCGGCGTTCTGATCGAGGAGTTGGCCGACCCCTGGCTGGGGCGGTGTGAGTCCGAGTTGCGTGAGCGTCGTGGCGGAGAGCGCAAGCGGGCCGCCGGAGCCGGGCCGGATCACAAGCTGGTCTTCACCGACAGGGTCCTGGTCACCGTGGTCCACCTGCGTCTGCAGCTGCCGCACGCGGCACTGGCCGAGCTCTACGGCGTCTCCCGCCCAACCGTCACCCGCGCCATCCACGAGATCCGCCCGCTGCTGGCTGTCCGCGGCTTCGCCGTCCCCGACCGGCCCGGCATCCGCCTGCGCACCCTGGCCGATGTCTTCGCCTACGCCGAGACCGAGGGTGTCGAGCTGCGCATCGACGGCACCGAGACCCAGGTCCGCCGCCCCCAGGCCGGCCGCCCCGGCCGCAAGGCGTTCGTCTCAGGCAAGAAGAAGCAGAACACCGCCAAGACCACCACCATCAGCGACGGCTCGGGACGCCTGCTGTGGTCCGGGGCCGACCGGCCCGGCAGAATGCATGACCAGACCGCGATGCGCACCGAAGGCATCGCCGAGCAGCTGTGTCTGCATCCGCAGGTCAAGGCGAAGGTCGACGAGGGATACCGGGGCCTGGCCAACGACTTCCCCAACCAGGTACAGGCACCGCCACGCAAGCCGAAGGACAAAGTACCGCTGGGCGAGAACTACGCCTGGCGCGAGGCGCGCCGACGGCAGTCCTCCGCGCGGATCTGCGTGGAGCACACCATCGGCGAGGAGAAGAAGTGGCGGCCGCTCCAGCGGTACCTCGGCCGGCGCGAGTCCTACGCCGAAACCCACGCCGCCATCGCCGGACTGGTCTCCGACCGCGCGGCCCGCAGGCCCACCCGGCGGCACACGAGCACCGAACTCGTGCTCGCCCGGAAGGCCGACTGCTAATCACCCACCAGCCGACCCGCCAGGTCAGCACGCCCTGACCTCAATCGCGTACCGAGTCGTTAGGGCCTCCCGTCCGGGGCATGCCGGACTCGCGGCGTCGGGCCTGCTGCGGGCGGAGGCCCTCCGTCGTGCGACCGGGCCTTGGCGGAAGCGGCCCTTCCGGGCGAGGATGCCCGCATGAAGGGTGATCTGTTTTCCAGCCGGCACATGGTGCAGCCCGCCTCGGCTCCGGGCATGACGGTCGAGAACGCCAAATGCATCCGCTACGTGGTCAACGGCGAGATGCACGCCCGGCAGGGCGCGATGATCGCCTACCGTGGCGGGCTCCAGTTCGAGCGCAAGGGCCAGGGCGTGGGCGGCATGCTCAAGCGCGCGGTGACCGGCGAGGGGCTGCCGTTGATGGCGGTGCGGGGGCAGGGCGAGGCCTGGTTCGCGCACGAGGCGCAGAACTGCTTCATCGTCCAGGTCGACTCCGGCGACGAGTTCACCGTCAACGGCCGCAACGTCCTGTGCTTCGACTCCACGCTGTCGTACCGCATCTCGACCGTGAAGGGCGCCGGCATCACCGGCGGCGGCCTGTTCAACAGTGTCTTCACGGGGCACGGCCTCCTGGGTCTGGTGTGCGAGGGCGACCCGCTGGTCCTCCCGGTGTCTCCGCAGTACCCGGTCCACGTCGACACGGACGCGATCGTCGGCTGGACGGCAGGGCTGTCGACCTCCCTGCACCGCTCGCAGTCGCTCGGTTCGATGCTGCGCGGGGGTTCGGGCGAGGCGGTGCAACTGGTGCTGCAGGGCGAGGGGTACGTCATCGTGCGGCCCAGCGAGGCCACTCCGGTGAAGGCGCAGCAGCACTGAGGTCCGTCCCGGCCGCCCGTTCCGGCTCCGGGCGCGGCCGTGCCCCGGGGGAACCGTGTTGACCCCGGTGGTCCGGCCGGGTCAGGGTTCGTTTCGGTGCGGATCATGTCCCCCGTGCCAGGGAGGGTGGTTGTGGTGATCGGGATGGCGGAGATCGAGGCCGCGGCCGGGCGGATCGCCGGGCACGTGGTGCGGACGCCGACGGTGCCGAGCCCCGGGCTGTCGGCGCTGCTGGGCGCCCCGGTGACGGTGAAGCTGGAACTGTTGCAGCGCACCGGCTCGTTCAAGGCACGCGGTGCGGTGGCGAAGCTGCTGTCGCTGAGCGAGGCGGAGCGGGCCGCCGGGGTCGTGGCGGTGAGCGGCGGCAATCACGGTATCGCCGTCGCGGTCATGGCCGCCGCCCTCGACGTCAAGTCCACGGTGGTGATGCCGAGGTCGGCGCCCGCGCGGTCGGTGGAGGTCGCGGAGACCGCCGGCGCGTCGGTGCGGCTGGCCGACGACATGGACGGCGCGTTCGCGCTGACGGCGCGGCTCCGGCAGGAGGGGCTGACCCTCGTCCACCCCTTCGACGACCCGGTGGTGATCGCCGGACAGGGCACGGTGGGGCTGGAGTTCGCCGATGACGCCGGTGACCTGACCGATGTCCTGGTGAGCATCGGGGGCGGCGGGCTGATCTCCGGTGTGGCGGCGGCGCTGCGGGCCCGGCGGCCCGGGATCCGGATCTGGGGTGTGGAGACGGAGGGCGCCCAGGCGATGTCCGAGGCCCTCGCGGCGGGCGGACCGGTGCCGGTCGGGCTGTCCTCGATCGTGACCACCCTCAGCGCCCCGGCCGTGTCGCAATTGACGTACGAGCATGTGGCGGCGCTGGTCACCGAGGTGCTGGTGGTGCCCGACCGGGAGGCCGTGCGGGGTTCGCTCGACCTGGCGGACCATGCCAAGGTGTGGACCGAGCCGGCCGCGGGCTGTCTGCTGCCCGCCGCGCGAGGGGTGCTGGAGCGGGTCGGCGAGGGGGCCAGGCTCGGGCTGGTGGTGTGCGGGGGCAATGCGACCACCGGTGACATGATCGCCTGGGCCTCCCGCTTCGGGCTGCGCTGAGCCTCCCGGCCGGGCCGCCCGTGAAGCCCTGTCCATGACGCCCTGTCCGCCGTCCTCCCTCGACGCGGGACCGGGCTCGAGGACCGGCCCGGAGTTTGACCGAAAGACAGGAATGCGTCGGAGCCGGGATTCGGACGCGGTCGCTTGAACGAAGGCCGTGCGCTCCCGCGTACCACTGGGAAGGGCGGACAGCAGCGGCTTCGACGAGGGATGGCCATGGGCAGGGCGCACGTCTCCACACACCAGCCGGTCGCCGGGCGGTACCGGCTGGCCGAAATCATCCACCGCGAGACCAACCACGTCTGCTGGTACGCCGACGACCTCGGGACGGGCCGCCCCTGCCTGGTCACGCAGGTCGCGCTGCCCGGGGAACCGGGCGAGGCCGTGCGTCACGCCCCCTCCCGCGTCCTGCGGACGACCGCGGCGATGGCGCGGCTGTGCCCCGGCCGGATCGCCGCGGTCGTCGAATCCGTCCACGAGAACGGCTTCCTGTGGACCGCCGCCGCCTGGGTCGACGGCACTCCTCTCGGTGAAATCCTCGCGGAGCAAGGCCCGTTCGGCTTCGTCCGGGCCGCGCGCATCGGGCTGGAACTGCTCGACGTACTGGACGCCGCACACGGCGCGGGCGTGACGCACGGCGAACTCGGTCCCGGCCAGGTGTTCGTGCGGGAGACCGGTCCGGTCGTGGTCACCGGTTTCGGTCTGGCGGGCACCGGCCCCGCCCTCCGGCTCACGGCACCGTCGTACGCGGCACCGGAACAGGCCCGTGGCGAGGAGGCCGGGCCCGAGGCGGACCTGTGGGCACTGGGCGCGCTCCTGCACACGATGGTCGAGGGGCGCCCTCCCTTCCGTGACCGGGGGCGGCCGGAGGCCACGTTGAAGGGAGTGGACCGGCTGCCGTTGCGCGCGCCCCTGCGAGCGGGACCGCTCACCCGGATCGTCCAGGAGCTGCTGTGCAAGGACGCGGCGGAACGGCCCACCCGACAAATGGTCCGCGAGGCACTCGGCCGGGTACTCACGGAGGAGCACCCCGAGACGGCCCCCCATGCCGTACCGGGCGGCCTTCGGCTGCGCCGCGCGTACCCCACCGTCCTCGGAGACCTCGGCCGCACCGGGAGCAGACGGACGGCGGTCCTCGGCACCACCCTGGCCGTGGTCACCGTCGCGGTCGCCGTGCTCACCGCGGCCACCCAGGGGCTGCCCGGCACCGACTCCGGGTCCGCCGCCGACACCCCGAGTACGCCGCCCGCCTCCGCCGCCGCTCCGGCTGCCCCACCGGACGTGCCCCAGGTGCCCGGGACGTCCGGTGACCCGGGCGACCGGGACGACCGGGACGAGCCGACACCGACGTCCGCCCCGGCCACCCCCGCTCCATCGGGAACGGGAGACCTCCCGTCCGGCTACGGCCTCCTGCGCGCGCCGGAGGGCTTCACCGTCGCTCTCCCCGAGGACTTCGAGCGCCTCGACACCTCCCGCGTCTCCGACCTGGCCTACCGCATCACCTTCGGCCCGGAGGACGGCACCCGCACCCTCGCGGTCACCTACAGCGAACGGGTGGGGACCGACCCGGTGGCCGTGTGGCGGGACGACGTGGAGCCGCCCCTGGAGCGGACGGCCGGTTACCAGCGGATCGGCGCGATCCGCGCGACCGCTTACCAGGGGCGTGAGGCCGCCGACATGGAGTGGCTCTCGGCCGATGACGGCGCCCGGGTACACACCTTCGGCCGCGGGTTCCTGCTGGGCGGTGGACGCGGCTTCTCGCTGCGTTGGACGACCCCGGCCGCCGACTGGGCGGAGCCCGCGAACCAGGAGGCGCTACGGACGTTCCTGCGGACGTTCCGGCCGGCCTCCGGCCGGGGTTAGCCGCGCGGTGCGCGCAGCCGGCGCAGGGGCGTCCGACGCAGCGGGCGGGTGCGCCAGTGGGCCGTGAAGGTCCGGTCCGTGAGGGAGCACGTGACCCCGAGGCGGTGCGGGGTCTCCAGGAACACCACGTCCGCGGCGAAGGTGCCGTCGTCGGTCCAGCCGCCGCTCACCGCGGCCGGGCAGGGCTGCTCCGAGACCGTCCACCCCTCACCGCCGAGTGGCAGGTCGAGGCGGTGGCCGTCCTCCACGAGGCTCAGCGTCCAGCGTCCGCCGGCGTCCGTCGTCACCTCGGCGGCGGTGAGCGTCGGCTGGTCCGCGCAGCTTCCGCCGTACGGGGTGAAGTGTGTGGTGGACCGGTCCCGCGCCCGCTCCGGCGGTACCGGGCCGCCTGCGGCCGGCGGCAGGGCGAGGCGGGCGAGACGCTCGCCGAGGGCCCGGTCCTCGGTGTCCCGCCCGGTGAGCGGGCCGGGGCGGAAGGCCGGTACGAGGTGCCGCCAGACCAGGTCCAGGTACTGCTGCATCTGCTCGGTGGCCGCCGTCGTGGCGATCACGGCGTCGTGCTCGGGCAGGACGAGGCAGAACTGTCCGTACGCCCCGTCGCCCCGGAACCCGTGCCGGGACGTCCAGAACTGGAAGCCGTAGCCCTGGTCCCAGTCCTGCCGGCCGGTCTTCCCCATGGCCCCGGCGGTCGGTATGCGCGGACGCGAGGCCCTGGCGACCCATCCCTCGGGCAGCAGGCGCTTGCCGTCCCACATCCCGTCGTCGGCGTACAGCAGTCCGAGCCGGGCGATCGCGTCGGTGGTGGCGTGCAGCCCGCTGAAGCCGAGCTCACGGCCGGTGCGGTCGCGCTGCCACAGCGCCTCGCCGATGCCGAGCGGGTCCAGCAGGCGGGGCCGCAGCCAGTCGGTGAGCGACTGCCCCGTCTCCCGCTGCACGATCGCGGCGAGCGTGTACGTGCAGGGCTGGTTGTACGCGAAGACCGTGCCGGGGTCGCGGTCGGGCGGCTGCAGCAGAAACCCGCGTACCGGTTCGGCGGGGTCGGCTGCGTAGGCCGCGTCCACGGTCTCGGTCTCGTGGCCGCTCGCCATCGACGCCACGTGCCGGACCAGCATCGCCCGGCTGCGCGGGTCGGTGATGTCCGCCTCGAACTCGGGGAAGTACGAAATCACCGGGGCGTCGAAGTCGATCAGTCCCTCGGCCTCGGCGAGGGCGGCGGCGGTGGCCGTGAAGCTCTTGCTGAGCGAGTACAGCAGGTGCGGCCGCTCGGGGGTGTACGGAGCCCACCAGCCGGCGGCGGCCTGCCGGCTGTGGCGCAGGATCATCAGGCTGTGCGGCTCGATGTCCGGGGCGTCGTCGAGGGCGTCGAGGAAGGCGTGGACACCGGAGGCGTCGACGCCCAGCGCGGCGGGGGCGTCGGTGGGCAGTGGGTGAGCAGTCATGGGATGGATCCTGCCCGACCATCCGGACGCGATGCACCGTCAGGCGGCCGGTGGGCGGGCGAAGGCCGGTGGCCGGCCGGTGGGCGGGGTGGAGCAAGGCGGATCAATCCCCGGACGGCTGAGCATTCTCCGCGACCTCGGGGTAGGAGAGGGCTCTACGCCGGTACGACCAGGAGGCCTCTCGTGAACTCGATGGTGCACAAGACTTTGGTGGTGGAGCTCCAGGCGGGTGTCACGGACCGCTTTCCCGTGCTCGCCCACCTGAGCTACGACCCCGCCGACCCGTTCGCGGTCACGCTGGTCTTCAGCCACGACGGCCGGGTCCTGGCGCGCTGGCAGCTCGACCGCGAGATGCTCGCCGACGGCCTCACCCGCCCGGTCGGGACCGGTGACGTGCGGCTTCGCCCGGAGTCCAGAGGGGTGGGGCGGGAGCTGCGGATGGAGTTCCTCGGTGAACCCCACGCCGACGGCGGCCGTCACCACGCGGTGGTGTTCGCGTGGGCCGGGGCGGTCGGGGACTTTCTGAGCGACACCTTCCGCTCGGTCCCGCCCGACAACGAGGAGACCTGCCTCGACGACTTCCTCACGGAGGTCCTCACGGGCCGCTGAGCCGCGGGCCACCGGCCCTCCCCCGGCCCGGTGAACCCGCGGTCGCGCACGTCACGGGGCCGTGTGCCGGTACCGGGTCCACATCGGGAGCACGAACCAGCACAGCAGGTACCAGGCCACCACTCCGGC
Coding sequences within it:
- a CDS encoding GrpB family protein, with translation MTGMIVVGDYDPRWPERFEDLRQRLAPHVADLAVSIEHVGSTAVPGCAAKPIIDLDIVVAEDATMPALISRLTEQGYRHEGDLGIPGREAFQAPPAAPEHHLYSVVTGSRPHLDHVLLRDYLRQRPDEVRRYSALKVALAQRFRADCQGRRDYSRAKSVLVEELVAKSYVARAAGEP
- a CDS encoding transposase family protein, with protein sequence MSHPAFCGLERAHLGVLIEELADPWLGRCESELRERRGGERKRAAGAGPDHKLVFTDRVLVTVVHLRLQLPHAALAELYGVSRPTVTRAIHEIRPLLAVRGFAVPDRPGIRLRTLADVFAYAETEGVELRIDGTETQVRRPQAGRPGRKAFVSGKKKQNTAKTTTISDGSGRLLWSGADRPGRMHDQTAMRTEGIAEQLCLHPQVKAKVDEGYRGLANDFPNQVQAPPRKPKDKVPLGENYAWREARRRQSSARICVEHTIGEEKKWRPLQRYLGRRESYAETHAAIAGLVSDRAARRPTRRHTSTELVLARKADC
- a CDS encoding AIM24 family protein is translated as MKGDLFSSRHMVQPASAPGMTVENAKCIRYVVNGEMHARQGAMIAYRGGLQFERKGQGVGGMLKRAVTGEGLPLMAVRGQGEAWFAHEAQNCFIVQVDSGDEFTVNGRNVLCFDSTLSYRISTVKGAGITGGGLFNSVFTGHGLLGLVCEGDPLVLPVSPQYPVHVDTDAIVGWTAGLSTSLHRSQSLGSMLRGGSGEAVQLVLQGEGYVIVRPSEATPVKAQQH
- a CDS encoding threonine/serine dehydratase yields the protein MIGMAEIEAAAGRIAGHVVRTPTVPSPGLSALLGAPVTVKLELLQRTGSFKARGAVAKLLSLSEAERAAGVVAVSGGNHGIAVAVMAAALDVKSTVVMPRSAPARSVEVAETAGASVRLADDMDGAFALTARLRQEGLTLVHPFDDPVVIAGQGTVGLEFADDAGDLTDVLVSIGGGGLISGVAAALRARRPGIRIWGVETEGAQAMSEALAAGGPVPVGLSSIVTTLSAPAVSQLTYEHVAALVTEVLVVPDREAVRGSLDLADHAKVWTEPAAGCLLPAARGVLERVGEGARLGLVVCGGNATTGDMIAWASRFGLR
- a CDS encoding serine/threonine protein kinase yields the protein MGRAHVSTHQPVAGRYRLAEIIHRETNHVCWYADDLGTGRPCLVTQVALPGEPGEAVRHAPSRVLRTTAAMARLCPGRIAAVVESVHENGFLWTAAAWVDGTPLGEILAEQGPFGFVRAARIGLELLDVLDAAHGAGVTHGELGPGQVFVRETGPVVVTGFGLAGTGPALRLTAPSYAAPEQARGEEAGPEADLWALGALLHTMVEGRPPFRDRGRPEATLKGVDRLPLRAPLRAGPLTRIVQELLCKDAAERPTRQMVREALGRVLTEEHPETAPHAVPGGLRLRRAYPTVLGDLGRTGSRRTAVLGTTLAVVTVAVAVLTAATQGLPGTDSGSAADTPSTPPASAAAPAAPPDVPQVPGTSGDPGDRDDRDEPTPTSAPATPAPSGTGDLPSGYGLLRAPEGFTVALPEDFERLDTSRVSDLAYRITFGPEDGTRTLAVTYSERVGTDPVAVWRDDVEPPLERTAGYQRIGAIRATAYQGREAADMEWLSADDGARVHTFGRGFLLGGGRGFSLRWTTPAADWAEPANQEALRTFLRTFRPASGRG
- a CDS encoding serine hydrolase domain-containing protein, which produces MTAHPLPTDAPAALGVDASGVHAFLDALDDAPDIEPHSLMILRHSRQAAAGWWAPYTPERPHLLYSLSKSFTATAAALAEAEGLIDFDAPVISYFPEFEADITDPRSRAMLVRHVASMASGHETETVDAAYAADPAEPVRGFLLQPPDRDPGTVFAYNQPCTYTLAAIVQRETGQSLTDWLRPRLLDPLGIGEALWQRDRTGRELGFSGLHATTDAIARLGLLYADDGMWDGKRLLPEGWVARASRPRIPTAGAMGKTGRQDWDQGYGFQFWTSRHGFRGDGAYGQFCLVLPEHDAVIATTAATEQMQQYLDLVWRHLVPAFRPGPLTGRDTEDRALGERLARLALPPAAGGPVPPERARDRSTTHFTPYGGSCADQPTLTAAEVTTDAGGRWTLSLVEDGHRLDLPLGGEGWTVSEQPCPAAVSGGWTDDGTFAADVVFLETPHRLGVTCSLTDRTFTAHWRTRPLRRTPLRRLRAPRG
- a CDS encoding SsgA family sporulation/cell division regulator, which translates into the protein MNSMVHKTLVVELQAGVTDRFPVLAHLSYDPADPFAVTLVFSHDGRVLARWQLDREMLADGLTRPVGTGDVRLRPESRGVGRELRMEFLGEPHADGGRHHAVVFAWAGAVGDFLSDTFRSVPPDNEETCLDDFLTEVLTGR